One genomic window of Pungitius pungitius chromosome 11, fPunPun2.1, whole genome shotgun sequence includes the following:
- the LOC119197302 gene encoding uncharacterized protein LOC119197302 isoform X1, with the protein MACSACYYLVISSTHLSNGHFRRVKGVFRGPLCPTATSDSPEHAERALGCSVEDLKAPFYCELCHKQYLRHQEFDNHINSYDHAHKQRLKELKHREFARNVASKSWKDQRKQEKALRRLHHLAQMQQETKGVPGMTSGLRRAVRAMTQQQDKDRDQCDRIPEDKPEPFNHIRGLPPTQPRKARLSHRPENPCQSPSQIPLAAALAESPLLTHLASDADSPAAYPHSCLGSHPQLPLPGRGRAAGRLGVSFCFSRRGPRLEPSASVFSDLEEEEREKREQMRERLKGMMEDTDRNIGPAEEGKHSDCEKHKSRSDSVSPNDTGPIPREAAGEKGEIGIAVKAHSTISPAAPDNQSHHSLCLLPQTQVALRGTALAGSHMDTEHTDSETDRKLGIEGGVEESQYMCVLGKDGSSRLRWPVNLLMLTKSQPHISYSCNPLCLNPLKPEQLVEDLQESQKNLSTLSDESDLLVPAILLSDAPSCLERETRIELEGHRQEAEEHIDVETKAHLLLKNKNITSSETRPERGQSPLKIDDCVRAASHPFDRAHIDSFDTNSQNPLGGRLGGARGIRDRAIRDLSCKLESVTEPGTQRMCTSLSRCDCGSETMCKCASAQQLYAGALEVSLKKRKASTKKHKLGKRKRGETEKAKCKVRSVVSAVSTGKERVGEVGGSWAKKRWQRETRETRMRGVQGAGSHCHRQPEPVSVPVRKRRPNRSHSTQSQAQRDREQADHCGAFSQPARHAADRRNDGEGRRDGDAVTFPSRSHFYLHSYPPGCNPELFWERGHHSNPRSFIDCCYPDNGCGCSPARKRIVLHGDRKFIQGKSHRDVWEETERGRKIGGYLGCRDRDPTSDTDQWEWLGRDYPQGSEEGRSRSEWRPRNRAVEWDRGAKFSPAPGSWGRRGQRLSTEDADWDRCSVDRWTWGSTDSWEDRRTHRSTSGSWTGADSRDSPACGWKCAGTRRSSSRHFSSPEWWTSRETYSPQSVDNTQSSRCHSPRSCSPCSSTSMSELSWEWSRSSTCSGVTVDGLTVRSNGTSEAPQEAINQSNPLTASPGLTSGPFAHSSQHRPCFAPRVQGLNTHHCTMSLPQLKEPSAQSVLVDSTSVPVDTSGSATTPPGPSPSKPLPHKPARTLLLPLIGKLPAIQRKARRNKRLQEKNREKEGEEEDETRGSGTDAGAVVNNQKCPLDTVVPNPSNTPTLCLVRIRPEDKQAGKETAPPISFTAEEMDKYRLLQEQAREHMQRVLERMQESGDVHTETNYTHTAHTDNCGTSEEQYTTAALHNPSQPHTQTLHTDMMQTQGQHTLQVSHPFPHVTPQENFPPPMALRVPSLPPLSSLQHIILQHAALSLPPSSSSSSPSSNSPSIHPHPVQLPHALHPLHPSLPHHLHLTPFSLSTLFPSILLSHHPIPLLPQSPAFHPTPLAPLSHVALQPLDPQSFLERAWPVRFQQKAL; encoded by the exons gagcATGCAGAGAGGGCTTTGGGCTGCTCAGTGGAGGATCTGAAAGCTCCCTTCTACTGTGAGCTCTGTCACAAGCAGTACCTCAGACACCAGGAGTTTGACAACCACATCAACTCCTACGaccatgcacacaaacag AGGCTGAAGGAACTCAAGCACAGGGAGTTTGCTCGCAACGTGGCCTCAAAATCGTGGAAGGACCAGCGCAAACAGGAGAAAGCTCTCAGACGACTGCACCACCTCGCACAGATGCAGCAGGAAACCAAGGG AGTCCCAGGAATGACCTCTGGACTAAGAAGAGCAGTCAGGGCTATGACACAGCAGCAAGATAAGGACAGGGACCAATGTGACCGCATCCCCGAGGACAAACCTGAACCCTTCAACCACATCCGTGGACTCCCTCCCACACAGCCCAGGAAAGCACGTCTCAGCCACCGGCCAGAAAATCCATGTCAATCTCCTTCTCAAATCCCGCTGGCCGCTGCTCTAGCTGAGTCCCCACTACTCACACATCTGGCATCCGATGCGGACTCTCCCGCGGCGTATCCTCACTCCTGCCTTGGCTCGCATCCCCAGCTGCCTCTCCCTGGGCGGGGGAGAGCAGCAGGCAGACTTGGCGTGTCCTTCTGCTTCTCACGCAGGGGGCCCAGGCTTGAGCCTTCTGCCTCCGTCTTCTCAGacctggaagaggaggagagagagaagagagaacaaaTGAGGGAAAGGCTAAAGGGGATGATGGAAGACACTGACAGGAACATTGGGCCAGCGGAGGAAGGGAAACACAGTGATTGTGAAAAGCACAAGTCCAGATCTGACAGTGTTAGTCCTAACGACACAGGGCCAATCCCCAGAGAGGCTGccggagaaaagggagagattGGAATTGCAGTAAAAGCACACTCAACTATTTCCCCAGCAGCACCTGATAATCAGAGCCACCATTCACTGTGCTTGCTACCACAGACCCAGGTGGCCCTACGGGGCACAGCACTAGCAGGGTCACACATGGACACTGAACACACAGAtagtgagacagacagaaagctgGGAATagaagggggggtggaggagagtcagtatatgtgtgtgctgGGGAAAGATGGCTCTAGTCGTCTAAGATGGCCTGTCAATTTGCTCATGCTCACCAAGTCTCAACCGCACATCTCCTACAGCTGCAACCCACTCTGCTTGAACCCATTAAAGCCGGAACAACTCGTAGAGGATCTGCAGGAGTCACAAAAAAATCTGTCTACTCTCTCAGATGAATCCGATCTACTTGTGCCAGCGATTCTTCTATCAGATGCTCCTTCCTGTTTAGAAAGAGAGACAAGAATAGAGCTGGaaggacacagacaggaagctgaGGAACATATCGATGTGGAGACAAAAGCACACCTGTTgctgaagaacaaaaacatcacatcaTCAGAAACAAGACCAGAAAGAGGACAAAGCCCGCTAAAGATAGATGATTGTGTGAGGGCAGCCTCCCATCCATTCGACCGCGCTCACATTGACAGCTTCGACACAAACTCCCAGAATCCACTGGGAGGCAGATTAGGGGGTGCGAGAGGGATCAGGGACAGAGCGATCAGAGATCTGAGCTGTAAATTAGAGTCTGTCACCGAGCCTGGCACACAGAGGATGTGCACCAGCCTGTCCAGGTGTGACTGTGGGAGCGAGACAATGTGCAAGTGTGCCAGCGCTCAACAGTTGTACGCGGGCGCCTTAGAAGTGTCactcaaaaagaggaaagccagcacaaagaaacacaagctgggaaagaggaagaggggtgAGACGGAAAAAGCTAAGTGCAAAGTGAGGAGTGTTGTCTCTGCAGTCTCCACTGGCAAAGAGAGGGTTGGAGAAGTTGGAGGAAGCTGGGCGAAAAAAAGGTGGCAAAGGGAGACGAGGGAAACGAGGATGAGGGGGGTGCAGGGAGCCGGGAGCCACTGCCACCGCCAGCCTGAGCCAGTATCGGTCCCTGTCAGGAAGAGGAGGCCTAACAGGAGCCACAGCACTCAATCCCAGGCACAGCGAGACAGGGAGCAGGCAGACCACTGCGGCGCTTTCTCCCAGCCCGCCAGACACGCGGCAGACAGACGCAACGATGGGGAGGGGAGGCGAGACGGAGATGCAGTAACTTTTCCCTCGCGCTCTCACTTCTACTTACACTCCTACCCACCAGGATGTAACCCGGAGCTGTTTTGGGAAAGGGGTCACCATAGCAACCCCAGGAGTTTCATTGACTGCTGTTACCCTGACAACGGCTGCGGATGCAGCCCGGCGAGAAAAAGAATAGTTCTCCACGGGGACAGGAAATTCATTCAGGGTAAGAGCCATCGTGACGTCTGGGAGGAGACTGAGAGGGGCAGGAAAATCGGCGGGTATTTAGGTTGCAGAGACAGGGACCCGACCTCAGATACAGATCAATGGGAGTGGTTGGGAAGGGACTACCCTCAAGGTAGTGAGGAGGGCAGGTCAAGGAGTGAGTGGAGACCAAGAAACAGAGCAGTGGAGTGGGATCGGGGGGCAAAGTTCAGCCCCGCTCCTGGCAGCTGGGGCAGGAGAGGCCAACGTCTAAGCACAGAAGATGCAGACTGGGACAGATGCAGCGTGGACAGATGGACATGGGGCAGCACTGACAGCTGGGAAGACAGGAGGACACACAGATCCACATCAGGCTCCTGGACAGGAGCAGACAGCAGAGACAGCCCAGCCTGTGGATGGAAATGTGCAGGCACCAGACGCTCGAGCTCCAGACACTTCTCTAGCCCTGAGTGGTGGACAAGTAGGGAGACATACAGCCCCCAGAGTGTGGACAACACGCAGTCCAGCAGATGCCACAGCCCACGCTCCTGCAGCCcgtgcagcagcaccagcatgTCCGAGCTCAGCTGGGAGTGGAGTCGGAGCAGTACCTGTTCAGGGGTCACAGTTGATGGGTTGACAGTTAGATCCAACGGGACGTCCGAGGCCCCTCAGGAGGCAATAAATCAGAGCAACCCTCTGACCGCCTCACCAGGCCTTACCTCTGGTCCCTTCGCTCATTCCTCACAACACAGACCCTGTTTTGCTCCTAGAGTCCAGGGCCTCAACACACACCATTGCACCATGAGTCTGCCTCAGCTTAAGGAGCCCAGTGCCCAGTCTGTCCTCGTCGATAGCACCTCTGTCCCTGTCGACACAAGCGGCTCAGCCACAACTCCTCCAGGACCGTCTCCCAGTAAGCCTCTGCCGCATAAACCAGCCAGGACGTTGCTTCTCCCTCTCATAGGGAAACTACCTGCCATTCAGAGAAAAGCCAGAAGGAACAAAAGGTTGCAGGAGAAGAAtcgggagaaggagggggaggaggaagacgagaccAGGGGCAGTGGAACGGATGCTGGAGCAGTCGTCAACAATCAAAAATGTCCTCTGGACACGGTTGTGCCAAACCCCAGCAACACTCCAACTCTCTGCCTGGTGCGGATTAGGCCTGAAGACAAGCAGGCAGGTAAAGAGACAGCTCCGCCAATCAGCTTTACTGCTGAGGAGATGGACAAATATCGCCTCCTGCAAGAGCAGGCGAGAGAACACATGCAGAGAGTCCTGGAGCGAATGCAAGAGAGCGGCGAtgtacacacagagacaaactacacacacactgcacacacagacaactgTGGGACTTCAGAGGAGCAGTACACAACTGCAGCCTTGCACAACCCGTCAcagcctcacacacagacacttcaCACAGACATGATGCAAACACAGGGACAGCACACCCTGCAGGTCAGTCACCCATTTCCACATGTGACCCCACAAGAGAACTTCCCTCCACCCATGGCTCTGAGAGTCCCcagcctcccccctctctccagccTCCAACATATCATTTTACAACACGCAGCCCTCTccttgcccccctcctcctcgtcctcttcgccCTCATCCAACTCTCCCTCCATCCACCCACACCCAGTTCAGCTCCCTCACGCCTTGCACcctctccacccctccctccctcatcacCTTCACTTGACTCCCTTTTCCTTATCTACCCTGTTTCCCTCCATCTTGCTGTCCCATCATcccatccctctcctcccccagtcCCCGGCTTTTCACCCGACCCCACTCGCTCCACTCTCCCACGTAGCCTTGCAACCCTTGGACCCACAGTCCTTCCTGGAGAGAGCTTGGCCAGTGAGGTTTCAACAGAAGGCGTTGTGA
- the LOC119197302 gene encoding uncharacterized protein LOC119197302 isoform X2: MQQETKGVPGMTSGLRRAVRAMTQQQDKDRDQCDRIPEDKPEPFNHIRGLPPTQPRKARLSHRPENPCQSPSQIPLAAALAESPLLTHLASDADSPAAYPHSCLGSHPQLPLPGRGRAAGRLGVSFCFSRRGPRLEPSASVFSDLEEEEREKREQMRERLKGMMEDTDRNIGPAEEGKHSDCEKHKSRSDSVSPNDTGPIPREAAGEKGEIGIAVKAHSTISPAAPDNQSHHSLCLLPQTQVALRGTALAGSHMDTEHTDSETDRKLGIEGGVEESQYMCVLGKDGSSRLRWPVNLLMLTKSQPHISYSCNPLCLNPLKPEQLVEDLQESQKNLSTLSDESDLLVPAILLSDAPSCLERETRIELEGHRQEAEEHIDVETKAHLLLKNKNITSSETRPERGQSPLKIDDCVRAASHPFDRAHIDSFDTNSQNPLGGRLGGARGIRDRAIRDLSCKLESVTEPGTQRMCTSLSRCDCGSETMCKCASAQQLYAGALEVSLKKRKASTKKHKLGKRKRGETEKAKCKVRSVVSAVSTGKERVGEVGGSWAKKRWQRETRETRMRGVQGAGSHCHRQPEPVSVPVRKRRPNRSHSTQSQAQRDREQADHCGAFSQPARHAADRRNDGEGRRDGDAVTFPSRSHFYLHSYPPGCNPELFWERGHHSNPRSFIDCCYPDNGCGCSPARKRIVLHGDRKFIQGKSHRDVWEETERGRKIGGYLGCRDRDPTSDTDQWEWLGRDYPQGSEEGRSRSEWRPRNRAVEWDRGAKFSPAPGSWGRRGQRLSTEDADWDRCSVDRWTWGSTDSWEDRRTHRSTSGSWTGADSRDSPACGWKCAGTRRSSSRHFSSPEWWTSRETYSPQSVDNTQSSRCHSPRSCSPCSSTSMSELSWEWSRSSTCSGVTVDGLTVRSNGTSEAPQEAINQSNPLTASPGLTSGPFAHSSQHRPCFAPRVQGLNTHHCTMSLPQLKEPSAQSVLVDSTSVPVDTSGSATTPPGPSPSKPLPHKPARTLLLPLIGKLPAIQRKARRNKRLQEKNREKEGEEEDETRGSGTDAGAVVNNQKCPLDTVVPNPSNTPTLCLVRIRPEDKQAGKETAPPISFTAEEMDKYRLLQEQAREHMQRVLERMQESGDVHTETNYTHTAHTDNCGTSEEQYTTAALHNPSQPHTQTLHTDMMQTQGQHTLQVSHPFPHVTPQENFPPPMALRVPSLPPLSSLQHIILQHAALSLPPSSSSSSPSSNSPSIHPHPVQLPHALHPLHPSLPHHLHLTPFSLSTLFPSILLSHHPIPLLPQSPAFHPTPLAPLSHVALQPLDPQSFLERAWPVRFQQKAL; this comes from the exons ATGCAGCAGGAAACCAAGGG AGTCCCAGGAATGACCTCTGGACTAAGAAGAGCAGTCAGGGCTATGACACAGCAGCAAGATAAGGACAGGGACCAATGTGACCGCATCCCCGAGGACAAACCTGAACCCTTCAACCACATCCGTGGACTCCCTCCCACACAGCCCAGGAAAGCACGTCTCAGCCACCGGCCAGAAAATCCATGTCAATCTCCTTCTCAAATCCCGCTGGCCGCTGCTCTAGCTGAGTCCCCACTACTCACACATCTGGCATCCGATGCGGACTCTCCCGCGGCGTATCCTCACTCCTGCCTTGGCTCGCATCCCCAGCTGCCTCTCCCTGGGCGGGGGAGAGCAGCAGGCAGACTTGGCGTGTCCTTCTGCTTCTCACGCAGGGGGCCCAGGCTTGAGCCTTCTGCCTCCGTCTTCTCAGacctggaagaggaggagagagagaagagagaacaaaTGAGGGAAAGGCTAAAGGGGATGATGGAAGACACTGACAGGAACATTGGGCCAGCGGAGGAAGGGAAACACAGTGATTGTGAAAAGCACAAGTCCAGATCTGACAGTGTTAGTCCTAACGACACAGGGCCAATCCCCAGAGAGGCTGccggagaaaagggagagattGGAATTGCAGTAAAAGCACACTCAACTATTTCCCCAGCAGCACCTGATAATCAGAGCCACCATTCACTGTGCTTGCTACCACAGACCCAGGTGGCCCTACGGGGCACAGCACTAGCAGGGTCACACATGGACACTGAACACACAGAtagtgagacagacagaaagctgGGAATagaagggggggtggaggagagtcagtatatgtgtgtgctgGGGAAAGATGGCTCTAGTCGTCTAAGATGGCCTGTCAATTTGCTCATGCTCACCAAGTCTCAACCGCACATCTCCTACAGCTGCAACCCACTCTGCTTGAACCCATTAAAGCCGGAACAACTCGTAGAGGATCTGCAGGAGTCACAAAAAAATCTGTCTACTCTCTCAGATGAATCCGATCTACTTGTGCCAGCGATTCTTCTATCAGATGCTCCTTCCTGTTTAGAAAGAGAGACAAGAATAGAGCTGGaaggacacagacaggaagctgaGGAACATATCGATGTGGAGACAAAAGCACACCTGTTgctgaagaacaaaaacatcacatcaTCAGAAACAAGACCAGAAAGAGGACAAAGCCCGCTAAAGATAGATGATTGTGTGAGGGCAGCCTCCCATCCATTCGACCGCGCTCACATTGACAGCTTCGACACAAACTCCCAGAATCCACTGGGAGGCAGATTAGGGGGTGCGAGAGGGATCAGGGACAGAGCGATCAGAGATCTGAGCTGTAAATTAGAGTCTGTCACCGAGCCTGGCACACAGAGGATGTGCACCAGCCTGTCCAGGTGTGACTGTGGGAGCGAGACAATGTGCAAGTGTGCCAGCGCTCAACAGTTGTACGCGGGCGCCTTAGAAGTGTCactcaaaaagaggaaagccagcacaaagaaacacaagctgggaaagaggaagaggggtgAGACGGAAAAAGCTAAGTGCAAAGTGAGGAGTGTTGTCTCTGCAGTCTCCACTGGCAAAGAGAGGGTTGGAGAAGTTGGAGGAAGCTGGGCGAAAAAAAGGTGGCAAAGGGAGACGAGGGAAACGAGGATGAGGGGGGTGCAGGGAGCCGGGAGCCACTGCCACCGCCAGCCTGAGCCAGTATCGGTCCCTGTCAGGAAGAGGAGGCCTAACAGGAGCCACAGCACTCAATCCCAGGCACAGCGAGACAGGGAGCAGGCAGACCACTGCGGCGCTTTCTCCCAGCCCGCCAGACACGCGGCAGACAGACGCAACGATGGGGAGGGGAGGCGAGACGGAGATGCAGTAACTTTTCCCTCGCGCTCTCACTTCTACTTACACTCCTACCCACCAGGATGTAACCCGGAGCTGTTTTGGGAAAGGGGTCACCATAGCAACCCCAGGAGTTTCATTGACTGCTGTTACCCTGACAACGGCTGCGGATGCAGCCCGGCGAGAAAAAGAATAGTTCTCCACGGGGACAGGAAATTCATTCAGGGTAAGAGCCATCGTGACGTCTGGGAGGAGACTGAGAGGGGCAGGAAAATCGGCGGGTATTTAGGTTGCAGAGACAGGGACCCGACCTCAGATACAGATCAATGGGAGTGGTTGGGAAGGGACTACCCTCAAGGTAGTGAGGAGGGCAGGTCAAGGAGTGAGTGGAGACCAAGAAACAGAGCAGTGGAGTGGGATCGGGGGGCAAAGTTCAGCCCCGCTCCTGGCAGCTGGGGCAGGAGAGGCCAACGTCTAAGCACAGAAGATGCAGACTGGGACAGATGCAGCGTGGACAGATGGACATGGGGCAGCACTGACAGCTGGGAAGACAGGAGGACACACAGATCCACATCAGGCTCCTGGACAGGAGCAGACAGCAGAGACAGCCCAGCCTGTGGATGGAAATGTGCAGGCACCAGACGCTCGAGCTCCAGACACTTCTCTAGCCCTGAGTGGTGGACAAGTAGGGAGACATACAGCCCCCAGAGTGTGGACAACACGCAGTCCAGCAGATGCCACAGCCCACGCTCCTGCAGCCcgtgcagcagcaccagcatgTCCGAGCTCAGCTGGGAGTGGAGTCGGAGCAGTACCTGTTCAGGGGTCACAGTTGATGGGTTGACAGTTAGATCCAACGGGACGTCCGAGGCCCCTCAGGAGGCAATAAATCAGAGCAACCCTCTGACCGCCTCACCAGGCCTTACCTCTGGTCCCTTCGCTCATTCCTCACAACACAGACCCTGTTTTGCTCCTAGAGTCCAGGGCCTCAACACACACCATTGCACCATGAGTCTGCCTCAGCTTAAGGAGCCCAGTGCCCAGTCTGTCCTCGTCGATAGCACCTCTGTCCCTGTCGACACAAGCGGCTCAGCCACAACTCCTCCAGGACCGTCTCCCAGTAAGCCTCTGCCGCATAAACCAGCCAGGACGTTGCTTCTCCCTCTCATAGGGAAACTACCTGCCATTCAGAGAAAAGCCAGAAGGAACAAAAGGTTGCAGGAGAAGAAtcgggagaaggagggggaggaggaagacgagaccAGGGGCAGTGGAACGGATGCTGGAGCAGTCGTCAACAATCAAAAATGTCCTCTGGACACGGTTGTGCCAAACCCCAGCAACACTCCAACTCTCTGCCTGGTGCGGATTAGGCCTGAAGACAAGCAGGCAGGTAAAGAGACAGCTCCGCCAATCAGCTTTACTGCTGAGGAGATGGACAAATATCGCCTCCTGCAAGAGCAGGCGAGAGAACACATGCAGAGAGTCCTGGAGCGAATGCAAGAGAGCGGCGAtgtacacacagagacaaactacacacacactgcacacacagacaactgTGGGACTTCAGAGGAGCAGTACACAACTGCAGCCTTGCACAACCCGTCAcagcctcacacacagacacttcaCACAGACATGATGCAAACACAGGGACAGCACACCCTGCAGGTCAGTCACCCATTTCCACATGTGACCCCACAAGAGAACTTCCCTCCACCCATGGCTCTGAGAGTCCCcagcctcccccctctctccagccTCCAACATATCATTTTACAACACGCAGCCCTCTccttgcccccctcctcctcgtcctcttcgccCTCATCCAACTCTCCCTCCATCCACCCACACCCAGTTCAGCTCCCTCACGCCTTGCACcctctccacccctccctccctcatcacCTTCACTTGACTCCCTTTTCCTTATCTACCCTGTTTCCCTCCATCTTGCTGTCCCATCATcccatccctctcctcccccagtcCCCGGCTTTTCACCCGACCCCACTCGCTCCACTCTCCCACGTAGCCTTGCAACCCTTGGACCCACAGTCCTTCCTGGAGAGAGCTTGGCCAGTGAGGTTTCAACAGAAGGCGTTGTGA